A window of Bacillus sp. E(2018) contains these coding sequences:
- the nuoN gene encoding NADH-quinone oxidoreductase subunit NuoN, whose translation MDLDTLLSFHWGVMLPEFIILGVATLLSVIDLFMKKESSRKPLAWLAGAGILAALIAIFMQLDIEVTSILYDTYRLDSFSKAFKILLLLGTLLVIVLSSHYKKEDLEENRGEFYYLLLAALLGAMMMASSADLITLFVGLELLSLSSYVMAGLERRNKRSNESAFKYIVSGGISTAITLFGMSYIFGLTGETNLFKIAENMGNVELLEHSFLIVFAFIITFAGLTFKIAAAPLHMWAPDVYEGAPVPVTAFLSVVSKTAGFVILLRVIIICFIAAPGIDSEPILLQVQPYVMVLAAATMIIGNVTALRQRNIKRMFAYSSIAQAGYILVPFVSNSSLLFELIWFYLLAYLFMNIGAFTVIQLLTSQEGSNDIGIFRGLFRRSPWLAVPMTFFILSLAGIPITAGFIGKFGIFMGALGLEQPQYWLAAVMMATTLVSYVYYFNIIAIMFFRDSEGTKVSIPGGMAAVLAFCTASVLILGVMPDLALDFFYGNFDVNEFFMQIETEVHTHDH comes from the coding sequence ATGGATCTAGATACTTTATTATCGTTTCATTGGGGCGTAATGCTTCCTGAATTTATTATTTTAGGTGTTGCGACCCTTTTATCTGTGATCGACCTTTTTATGAAAAAAGAATCAAGCAGGAAGCCTCTAGCCTGGCTTGCTGGAGCAGGTATTCTAGCTGCCCTCATCGCCATATTTATGCAGCTCGATATAGAAGTCACTTCCATTCTGTATGATACGTACAGACTTGATTCCTTCTCAAAAGCTTTCAAGATTCTGCTTTTGTTAGGAACGCTATTAGTAATCGTTCTTTCTTCCCATTATAAAAAAGAAGATCTGGAGGAAAACAGGGGAGAGTTTTATTACTTGCTCCTTGCAGCTCTCTTAGGAGCTATGATGATGGCGTCGAGTGCTGACTTGATAACATTGTTTGTGGGCCTTGAACTTCTCTCTCTTTCTTCTTATGTAATGGCAGGACTCGAGAGGCGCAATAAACGAAGCAACGAATCAGCGTTTAAGTATATCGTGTCTGGTGGGATCTCGACCGCTATCACACTTTTTGGAATGAGTTACATTTTCGGGTTGACCGGAGAGACGAATCTGTTCAAGATTGCAGAAAATATGGGGAACGTTGAGTTGTTAGAGCACAGCTTTCTCATCGTCTTTGCGTTCATTATCACGTTTGCTGGACTAACGTTCAAGATCGCGGCAGCTCCATTACACATGTGGGCGCCAGATGTGTATGAAGGTGCGCCTGTTCCGGTTACAGCTTTCTTGAGTGTCGTGTCGAAAACAGCAGGCTTTGTGATCTTGCTGCGGGTGATCATCATCTGCTTTATCGCCGCTCCCGGCATTGATAGCGAACCGATTCTCCTGCAAGTTCAACCCTATGTGATGGTATTAGCAGCAGCAACCATGATCATTGGTAACGTCACGGCGCTTCGGCAACGAAACATTAAAAGAATGTTTGCGTATTCGTCTATCGCACAAGCGGGTTACATTTTAGTGCCGTTCGTGTCAAATTCGTCATTGCTGTTCGAACTCATCTGGTTCTATCTTTTGGCTTACTTGTTTATGAACATTGGTGCGTTTACTGTCATTCAGCTGTTAACGAGTCAAGAAGGTTCCAATGATATCGGGATTTTCCGTGGATTGTTCCGTCGCTCACCGTGGCTTGCAGTTCCGATGACGTTCTTTATTCTCTCTCTTGCCGGAATTCCCATTACGGCAGGATTTATAGGTAAGTTTGGTATCTTTATGGGAGCACTTGGACTTGAACAACCACAATATTGGCTGGCCGCTGTAATGATGGCCACCACGCTCGTATCGTACGTGTATTACTTTAACATCATTGCGATCATGTTTTTCCGCGACAGTGAAGGAACGAAGGTTTCGATCCCAGGAGGAATGGCTGCCGTGCTCGCATTCTGTACCGCATCGGTTCTTATCTTAGGGGTCATGCCAGATCTCGCACTCGATTTCTTTTACGGAAACTTTGATGTGAACGAATTCTTCATGCAGATCGAAACCGAAGTTCATACACATGATCATTGA
- a CDS encoding NADH-quinone oxidoreductase subunit M, which yields MNTWLLSILILSPLLGVLVLIFTPSQDEKSIKWIGILGTLFPLGTALVTLSAFNMSSKGLQLAEKFQWVSYEVFQSNGDVTYPIFYEVGVNGLSMVLILLTTVVSVLAAIASFSIKKDWKSYFILFFLLEMGMIGVFAAQNLFLFFIFFEITLIPMFFLIGRWGYLEKEKAAYSFLIYNGVGSAILLIAFVAMFMKTGTLNFEQLAYTFSLPQSELNEMNITKDFKMGMLIALLVAFAVKLPVAPLHSWMVKVHVQAPPPIVMLHSGILLKIGAYGLIVFGAGLFPDQFKSLAFIIGLFGVINLLYGAFLALTQRDMKRVLAYSSVSHMGIVLIGLAALNEAGMTGAVFQVVSHGLISALLFFLVGVLYERGGSSQLKDFGGVAKRMPIFAGVLLAGGLASLGLPGMSGFISEFMAFLGLFETMPVLAAIGTLGLILTAVYVLRAVLAITFGTEKELSNAYDLSSTERIPAFILLAAILFIGIYPAWLSDMLRPTLDSILLGLGG from the coding sequence ATGAACACATGGCTTCTATCGATCTTAATCCTTTCCCCGTTGTTAGGCGTTTTGGTTTTGATTTTTACTCCGTCTCAAGATGAGAAATCGATTAAATGGATTGGTATCTTAGGTACGTTGTTTCCGCTAGGTACCGCACTTGTTACATTGTCGGCCTTTAATATGTCGAGTAAAGGTCTTCAACTCGCTGAGAAGTTTCAGTGGGTTTCTTATGAAGTCTTTCAATCGAACGGTGATGTGACCTATCCGATCTTTTATGAAGTCGGAGTTAACGGTCTATCGATGGTACTTATCTTACTAACAACGGTTGTTAGCGTACTAGCTGCTATAGCATCGTTTTCGATTAAAAAGGATTGGAAGAGTTATTTCATTTTATTCTTCTTGCTTGAGATGGGCATGATTGGCGTATTCGCTGCCCAAAATTTATTTTTGTTCTTTATTTTCTTTGAGATCACACTCATACCGATGTTCTTCCTCATCGGACGCTGGGGTTATCTTGAAAAAGAAAAAGCAGCTTACAGTTTTTTAATCTATAACGGAGTCGGTTCAGCCATCCTTCTAATCGCGTTTGTGGCGATGTTCATGAAGACGGGGACATTGAATTTTGAGCAGCTTGCTTACACATTCTCGCTTCCACAATCTGAACTGAACGAAATGAACATCACAAAGGATTTTAAGATGGGAATGCTGATCGCTCTGCTCGTTGCGTTTGCCGTGAAGCTGCCTGTTGCACCGCTTCACTCTTGGATGGTAAAGGTCCACGTTCAAGCGCCACCGCCGATCGTTATGCTTCACTCAGGAATTCTTTTGAAAATTGGGGCGTACGGCTTAATCGTTTTTGGGGCAGGGCTGTTTCCAGATCAGTTTAAGTCACTCGCTTTTATCATCGGATTGTTCGGTGTGATCAACCTGCTTTACGGAGCGTTCTTAGCACTCACACAGCGTGATATGAAACGCGTCTTAGCGTATTCATCTGTTTCGCATATGGGAATCGTTCTGATCGGGCTCGCCGCATTAAACGAAGCGGGTATGACGGGTGCCGTGTTCCAAGTCGTTTCACACGGATTGATCTCGGCGCTATTGTTCTTCTTAGTAGGTGTTCTTTACGAACGAGGAGGTTCATCACAGTTAAAAGATTTTGGTGGAGTCGCGAAAAGGATGCCGATCTTTGCAGGTGTTTTGCTCGCAGGTGGACTCGCATCATTAGGACTACCGGGAATGTCTGGTTTTATCAGCGAGTTCATGGCGTTTTTAGGGTTGTTTGAGACGATGCCCGTGTTAGCAGCTATAGGAACGTTAGGGCTGATCTTAACAGCGGTCTACGTGTTGCGTGCGGTCTTGGCGATCACCTTTGGAACTGAAAAAGAACTATCGAACGCATATGATCTTTCTTCAACAGAACGTATTCCGGCGTTTATCTTGCTTGCAGCGATTTTGTTCATCGGCATCTATCCTGCATGGTTAAGTGATATGCTCCGTCCAACATTAGATAGCATTCTACTAGGGTTAGGGGGCTAA
- the nuoL gene encoding NADH-quinone oxidoreductase subunit L encodes MLQNSWLIPLFPLLSFVLLLIFRKSKSESTAWIGVLLTGLSLILSIGVWIAVWQGDGIKVEGTWFEIGERAITMGYEVNPLNALMLVIVSLVSFLVHLYSKGYMHGDERFPVFFAYLGLFSFAMLGLVLSPNLLQLYMFWELVGLGSFLLIGFYYFKPEAKAAAKKAFVMTRIGDVGLFIGMVLLFWQVGSFEYDEIFASVRNGDISSGMLTLTALCIFVGAIGKSGQLPLHTWLPDAMEGPTPVSALIHAATMVAAGVYLVAAMYPLFQASETALTVVAVVGGVTAIFAASIGLMQKDIKRVLAYSTVSQLGYMMLALGASGYVAGIFHLTTHAFFKALLFLAAGSVIHAVHTQNIEEMGGLWKKLRLTGPLFLIGALAISGVPLLSGFFSKDEILASTYADGRYGLFWLALVAAFMTAFYMFRLFFLVFTGKPRGDQSDVHESPSVMTLPMIVLGVLAIVAGYLNTAWFGTFLTDYLAEGPVELAHGDHHGPSWIPIVATAASLLGIGLAYLIYQKGSLSRDWITRSLPGLSNVIYNKWYVDEGYDATFVKGTKGLSKLGILFDRYIVDGLVAAVVSGVQGLSKIGSRLQNGQVQSYGTFAIFGIVILLLIVALTGGYFT; translated from the coding sequence ATGTTGCAGAATAGTTGGCTTATACCGTTGTTCCCGCTTTTATCCTTCGTTTTATTGCTGATTTTCAGAAAATCAAAAAGTGAGAGCACCGCCTGGATCGGTGTGCTTCTAACCGGATTATCGCTCATTCTATCCATTGGGGTTTGGATTGCAGTGTGGCAGGGAGACGGAATTAAGGTGGAAGGCACTTGGTTTGAGATTGGTGAGCGTGCCATCACGATGGGCTATGAAGTCAATCCGCTTAATGCTCTTATGCTTGTAATCGTTTCACTCGTCAGCTTTCTTGTACACCTTTATTCAAAAGGGTACATGCATGGCGATGAACGGTTTCCTGTATTCTTTGCGTATTTAGGATTGTTTTCGTTTGCGATGCTAGGACTCGTTCTTTCTCCAAATCTATTACAGCTCTATATGTTTTGGGAATTAGTAGGTCTCGGTTCTTTCTTGTTGATCGGATTCTACTATTTTAAACCAGAAGCAAAAGCTGCTGCGAAAAAGGCATTTGTTATGACCCGAATCGGGGACGTTGGTCTTTTTATAGGAATGGTTTTGCTATTTTGGCAGGTTGGTAGTTTTGAATATGACGAAATTTTTGCTTCAGTTCGAAATGGTGATATATCTTCTGGCATGCTGACACTTACGGCTTTATGTATCTTTGTAGGAGCGATCGGAAAATCCGGCCAGCTGCCTCTTCATACGTGGCTTCCGGACGCGATGGAAGGCCCAACACCCGTATCCGCGCTTATTCATGCGGCAACGATGGTCGCGGCAGGAGTATATTTGGTCGCTGCGATGTATCCTCTCTTCCAAGCTTCAGAAACAGCTTTAACAGTTGTTGCTGTAGTCGGAGGAGTCACAGCAATCTTTGCGGCATCGATCGGTCTTATGCAAAAAGACATCAAACGCGTGTTGGCGTACTCCACAGTCAGTCAGCTCGGATACATGATGCTCGCACTTGGGGCATCGGGTTATGTGGCGGGCATCTTCCACTTAACAACGCACGCATTCTTTAAAGCGTTATTGTTCTTAGCTGCAGGAAGCGTTATTCATGCTGTACATACACAAAACATAGAAGAGATGGGTGGACTTTGGAAAAAGCTCCGGTTGACAGGACCTCTCTTTTTAATTGGTGCACTTGCCATCTCAGGGGTTCCGCTTCTATCCGGTTTCTTTTCAAAAGACGAAATTTTAGCCAGTACCTACGCAGATGGCCGTTACGGATTGTTTTGGCTGGCACTCGTTGCAGCTTTCATGACGGCGTTTTATATGTTCCGTCTATTTTTCCTTGTGTTTACAGGAAAGCCGCGCGGTGATCAAAGTGACGTACATGAATCACCGAGTGTCATGACGCTTCCTATGATTGTTTTAGGTGTTTTGGCGATTGTTGCTGGTTACCTGAACACAGCGTGGTTCGGTACGTTTTTAACGGATTACTTAGCTGAAGGTCCGGTTGAACTTGCGCATGGAGATCATCACGGTCCAAGCTGGATTCCGATCGTGGCAACAGCAGCGTCTTTATTAGGAATCGGGCTAGCTTATCTGATCTACCAAAAAGGATCGCTTTCTCGCGACTGGATTACAAGATCCCTACCTGGGCTCAGCAACGTCATCTACAACAAATGGTACGTGGATGAGGGGTATGACGCCACCTTCGTAAAAGGAACGAAAGGTTTGAGCAAACTTGGTATCTTGTTTGATAGATATATCGTGGACGGACTCGTGGCAGCTGTTGTAAGTGGTGTTCAAGGGCTGAGTAAGATAGGCTCGCGCCTGCAAAACGGGCAGGTTCAATCTTACGGGACGTTCGCCATTTTTGGCATCGTGATTTTATTGCTGATCGTCGCATTAACAGGGGGGTACTTCACATGA
- the nuoK gene encoding NADH-quinone oxidoreductase subunit NuoK — MSSVPLAAYLTLALILFCIGLFGALTKRNAVIVLISIELMLNAVNINLVAFAKYSINPGLTGQIFSLFTITVAAAEAAVGLAILIALYRNRQTVNVDEMDTMK, encoded by the coding sequence ATGAGCTCTGTTCCTTTAGCAGCTTACTTGACGCTTGCCTTGATTCTGTTCTGTATCGGTTTGTTTGGAGCATTAACCAAACGGAATGCAGTCATCGTACTGATTTCGATCGAATTAATGCTGAATGCAGTAAATATTAATCTCGTGGCATTTGCCAAATATTCTATAAATCCTGGATTAACAGGTCAGATCTTTTCACTGTTTACGATCACGGTTGCTGCGGCAGAAGCGGCAGTCGGACTTGCGATTCTCATAGCACTGTACCGCAACAGACAGACGGTCAACGTGGATGAGATGGATACGATGAAGTGA
- a CDS encoding NADH-quinone oxidoreductase subunit J, with translation MTGEMIAFFFLALTAIAGGVLLINLSNVVHMVVALIFTFIAIAGIYITLSAEFVAVVQVLIYSGAITIIMLFGIMLTRHQEKEKRAPRLKVILTGLAIGLFFFIMYGKIKDLDFGQQNAELHIDNTKKIGIELYSHYVIPFELTSVLLLVALIGSIILAKRDDDEKEAKK, from the coding sequence ATGACCGGTGAAATGATCGCATTTTTCTTTCTCGCCTTAACAGCCATTGCCGGCGGCGTTCTTCTTATCAACCTATCCAATGTCGTTCATATGGTTGTTGCTCTTATTTTTACGTTCATTGCCATTGCAGGAATCTACATCACACTATCAGCAGAGTTCGTAGCCGTCGTGCAGGTTCTGATCTATTCAGGAGCTATCACGATCATCATGTTGTTCGGGATCATGCTCACACGTCATCAGGAAAAAGAAAAACGTGCACCGCGGCTGAAAGTCATCTTAACAGGGCTTGCGATCGGACTTTTCTTTTTCATCATGTACGGCAAGATCAAAGACCTTGATTTTGGTCAGCAGAACGCAGAGCTTCACATCGATAATACGAAAAAGATCGGAATCGAGCTGTATTCGCATTATGTGATTCCGTTCGAGTTAACATCTGTCTTGCTGCTTGTTGCGTTGATCGGTTCTATCATTCTGGCAAAGCGGGATGACGATGAAAAGGAGGCGAAAAAATGA
- the nuoI gene encoding NADH-quinone oxidoreductase subunit NuoI — translation MKGLVKGLSYTVKNLTKQNVTTSYPDVPIQMPDRFRGIQKFYPEKCIVCNQCAQICPTDCIQLTGKPHPDPAKKGKIIDTYDINFEICILCDLCTEVCPTEAIVMTNQFELAEYSRDELFKNLEWLDENDENVRKENKA, via the coding sequence ATGAAAGGTCTTGTAAAAGGTTTAAGCTATACCGTCAAAAACCTCACAAAGCAAAACGTCACAACCAGCTATCCAGACGTGCCGATTCAAATGCCTGACCGATTCCGCGGCATTCAAAAATTCTATCCCGAAAAATGCATCGTCTGTAACCAATGCGCGCAGATCTGCCCGACCGACTGCATCCAGTTAACAGGTAAACCACATCCAGATCCTGCGAAAAAAGGGAAGATCATCGATACGTACGATATTAACTTTGAAATCTGCATACTATGCGACTTATGTACAGAAGTCTGTCCGACTGAAGCAATCGTCATGACAAATCAGTTCGAGCTTGCTGAATACAGCCGTGATGAACTATTCAAAAACCTCGAGTGGCTCGATGAGAACGACGAGAATGTTAGAAAGGAGAACAAAGCATGA